The following proteins come from a genomic window of Macaca thibetana thibetana isolate TM-01 chromosome 15, ASM2454274v1, whole genome shotgun sequence:
- the ARPC5L gene encoding actin-related protein 2/3 complex subunit 5-like protein translates to MARNTLSSRFRRVDIDEFDENKFVDEQEEAAAAAAEPGPDPSEVDGLLRQGDMLRAFHAALRNSPVNTKNQAVKERAQGVVLKVLTNFKSSEIEQAVQSLDRNGVDLLMKYIYKGFEKPTENSSAVLLQWHEKALAVGGLGSIIRVLTARKTV, encoded by the exons ATGGCCCGGAACACGCTGTCCTCGCGCTTCCGCCGGGTGGACATCGACGAATTTGATGAGAACAAATTTGTGGACGAgcaggaggaggcggcggcggcggcggcggagccAGGCCCGGACCCGAGCGAGGTGGACGGGCTCCTGCGGCAA GGGGACATGCTTCGGGCATTCCATGCAGCCTTGCGGAACTCACCCGTCAACACCAAGAATCAAGCTGTGAAG GAGCGAGCCCAGGGCGTGGTGCTGAAAGTGCTCACAAACTTCAAGAGCAGCGAGATTGAGCAGGCTGTGCAGTCACTGGACAGAAACGGTGTTGACTTGTTAATGAAGTACATTTATAAAGGCTTTGAGAAGCCCACAGAAAATAGCAGTGCAGTGTTACTCCAGTGGCACGAAAAG GCCTTAGCAGTAGGAGGACTAGGCTCCATTATAAGAGTTCTTACAGCAAgaaagactgtttaa